In Triticum aestivum cultivar Chinese Spring chromosome 5B, IWGSC CS RefSeq v2.1, whole genome shotgun sequence, the following proteins share a genomic window:
- the LOC123111390 gene encoding uncharacterized protein: MAVGEEVKLSISGAALAALLHRCGAAAGDCDGLLFGRAHRPPPPAPTLSDYDDQAPAAPCLFISISGHSSLSHPCSLSDPLGRPNPPPPSSPCPLGFFSSRRRTPLRASMREHALACSLSKTLSPLTHPLLFILVSPSASDDLSTHSFDYRAFLLVGSRLVPTSLTVVNVGPGFRDQYHSFAPESPFPLLTTQPPPAAPQAEDAYSIGEQKAVDAMVDGFGLGRLQGLVCAAAGQAAEMDSMYAGMLHRMEKLAREVEKSNHRVLDQEKRNLVLRYKTAGLQLQ; encoded by the coding sequence ATGGCCGTCGGCGAGGAGGTCAAGCTCTCCATCTCCGGCGCCGCCCTCGCGGCGCTCCTCCACCGCTGCGGGGCCGCCGCGGGTGACTGCGACGGCCTCCTCTTCGGCCGCGCCCACCGCCCCCCTCCGCCGGCTCCCACCCTCTCCGACTACGACGACCAAGCCCCCGCCGCCCCGTGCCTTTTCATCTCAATCTCCGGCCACTCCTCCCTCTCCCACCCCTGCTCCCTCTCAGATCCCCTCGGCCGCCCCAACCCGCCGCCACCCTCCTCCCCTTGCCCCCTCGGCTTCTTCTCGTCCCGCCGGCGCACCCCTCTCCGCGCCTCCATGCGCGAGCACGCCCTCGCGTGCTCCCTGTCCAAAACCCTATCGCCCCTCACCCACCCGCTCCTCTTCATCCTTGTCTCCCCCTCCGCTTCCGACGACCTCTCCACCCACTCCTTCGACTACCGCGCTTTCCTCCTCGTCGGATCCCGCCTCGTCCCGACCTCGCTCACCGTCGTCAACGTCGGCCCCGGCTTCCGGGACCAGTACCACTCCTTCGCCCCGGAGTCGCCCTTCCCGTTGCTGACGACTcagccgccgccggcggcgccCCAAGCAGAGGATGCTTACAGCATTGGGGAGCAGAAGGCCGTCGATGCGATGGTGGACGGGTTTGGGCTGGGGAGGCTGCAAGGGCTCGTCTGCGCTGCAGCTGGGCAGGCGGCGGAGATGGATAGCATGTATGCCGGGATGCTCCATAGGATGGAGAAGCTCGCAAGGGAGGTGGAGAAGAGCAATCACCGCGTGCTCGACCAG
- the LOC123111389 gene encoding uncharacterized protein isoform X2, translating to MVKKKSSWSQVVSGRPTNLFVPARNLPLQDLGAVIFGCTNNTIAECHSRQLFGLPKAHLSYVHNIKEGLPLFLFNYDDRRLHGVYEAASNGKFCPESNAWTNNGYEKTSYPAQVAMRIRMWCVPLEESKFRNAIIGNYYQKTPTVYGQKPHFFRFELDHAQTRALMAMFTPSPSPIKFWTPPVSQPGAQHVSEPTPPPVWVQKFEGNNELKAEKVLVSYADAVKQSKFEVEGVGLRDVDDGWNNEWNNERNNELKPEKVLPEKGLVSYADMVKQNKFEVEGVGMADVDNGHASSSKESSNGFDDLDCKETPPEWEDHALFSKGVEVQQQQQSAQQENELSFTLVLEKLKALSVQQLSSEFYANGAGTEGIDAYGCKDMQEVKGIFLEGHCGLPENLDTEVDQLAWEHSSLLLQGLDYESYSEAKLIDMVKGLSERIETMEKKQIISNKEVKCLQGVNDRLLKRVVELKNTVKNLNSKIDPLSLDDSLNQFVEECLGSEDVIYLIGGSDGISFLSSLDSFSPSLDILTPLKPMTAGKSYTSAVALDGKIFVLGGGDGACWFDTVDCYDRRRDDWTPCPALTHGKGSLAGVGLHGKIYAFGGGDGIGCFSDMEVFDPAQGKWTKSYPMLEKRFSLAGAELNGVIYAVGGFNGVQYLSSAERLDPREPNWKMLPAMSTVRGCHTVAVLDEKIYVMGGYDADAGAMASTVELYEPRMPSWVMVEPMNYTRGYHSSAVLGGSIFTLGGVKGEADTILDVVERYKEGCGWVNTGMKSIGSRCYCSAIVL from the exons ATGGTCAAGAAGAAATCTTCATGGAGCCAGGTTGTGAGTGGCAGGCCAACAAACCTCTTTGTTCCTGCAAGAAATCTTCCACTGCAGGATCTTGGAGCTGTAATTTTCGGCTGCACAAACAATACTATTGCTGAGTGCCACTCACGCCAACTTTTTG GCTTGCCTAAAGCACATCTCTCATATGTACACAACATCAAGGAAGGGCTACCTCTATTCCTGTTCAATTATGATGATCGCAGATTGCATGGTGTTTATGAAGCTGCAAGCAATGGCAAATTCTGTCCCGAATCAAATGCATGGACAAATAATGGCTACGAAAAGACAAGCTATCCTGCTCAG GTTGCAATGCGGATAAGAATGTGGTGTGTTCCACTAGAAGAGAGTAAATTCAGGAATGCTATTATAGGCAATTATTACCAGAAGACGCCCACTGTCTATGGCCAGAAGCCTCACTTCTTCAGATTTGAATTGGATCATGCACAAACACGTGCTTTGATGGCTATGTTTACTCCTTCGCCTTCCCCCATCAAGTTCTGGACGCCTCCTGTTTCACAACCAGGAGCTCAGCATGTGAGCGAACCAACACCACCTCCTGTGTGGGTACAAAAATTTGAGGGTAACAATGAGCTCAAAGCAGAAAAGGTTTTAGTGTCATATGCAGATGCGGTAAAACAAAGCAAGTTTGAGGTTGAGGGAGTTGGACTAAGAGATGTGGATGATGGGTGGAACAATGAGTGGAACAATGAGCGAAACAACGAGCTCAAACCAGAAAAGGTTTTACCAGAAAAGGGTTTAGTGTCATATGCAGACATGGTAAAGCAGAACAAGTTTGAGGTTGAGGGAGTTGGAATGGCAGATGTGGACAATGGGCATGCCAGCTCAAGCAAAGAATCTTCCAATGGTTTCGATGATCTCGATTGCAAAGAGACACCACCAGAGTGGGAGGATCATGCACTGTTCAGTAAGGGAGTTGAAGTGCAACAGCAGCAACAATCTGCCCAGCAGGAAAATGAGCTTAGCTTCACATTGGTATTAGAGAAGCTTAAGGCTCTATCAGTCCAGCAACTTAGTTCTGAATTTTATGCCAATGGAGCTGGAACTGAAGGCATTGATGCATATGGATGTAAGGACATGCAAGAAGTTAAAGGTATATTTCTTGAGGGGCACTGTGGTTTGCCGGAGAACTTAGATACCGAAGTCGATCAGCTTGCCTGGGAGCATTCCAGTTTGCTACTTCAAGGATTGGACTATGAATCCTATTCAGAAGCTAAG TTGATAGATATGGTCAAAGGACTGTCCGAACGTATAGAGACTATGGAGAAGAAGCAG ATTATTTCCAACAAAGAAGTCAAATGCCTACAAGGAGTGAATGACAGGTTGCTGAAAAGAGTTGTTGAGCTAAAGaacacagtgaagaatttgaattCCAAAATAGATCCTTTATCTCTAGATGATTCACTAAATCAGTTTGTTGAAGAATGTTTGGGTTCAGAAGATGTCATTTATCTCATTGGTGGTTCCGATGGCATCTCATTTTTGTCATCATTAGACTCCTTCTCACCCTCCTTGGACATACTAACACCTCTGAAACCAATGACTGCTGGGAAGTCCTATACCTCTGCTGTCGCGTTAGATGGCAAAATATTTGTtcttggtggtggtgatggtgcttGCTGGTTTGATACAG TTGACTGTTATGACCGAAGACGTGATGATTGGACCCCATGCCCAGCACTGACTCATGGAAAGGGGAGCCTCGCTGGAGTTGGTTTGCATGGCAAAATTTATGCATTTGGCGGTGGAGATGGCATTGGCTGTTTCTCTGACATGGAGGTGTTTGATCCTGCTCAGGGAAAGTGGACAAAGAGTTACCCTATGCTAGAAAAG CGCTTTTCTCTAGCTGGTGCAGAACTTAATGGTGTGATTTATGCAGTTGGCGGTTTCAATGGCGTTCAGTATCTGAG CTCTGCTGAGAGGCTTGATCCTAGGGAGCCTAACTGGAAAATGCTCCCAGCAATGAGTACAGTAAGAGGTTGTCATACAGTGGCAGTGCTTGATGAGAAGAT ATATGTAATGGGTGGTTATGATGCTGATGCTGGAGCAATGGCATCCACCGTTGAGTTGTACGAGCCAAGAATGCCGTCATGGGTGATGGTGGAACCAATGAACTACACCAGAGGGTACCACTCTTCAGCTGTGCTCGGTGGTTCGATATTCACTCTGGGTGGGGTCAAAGGTGAAGCAGATACAATCTTGGATGTG GTGGAGCGCTACAAGGAAGGCTGTGGTTGGGTGAATACAGGGATGAAGTCAATCGGCAGCAGATGCTACTGCTCTGCCATTGTTCTCTGA
- the LOC123111389 gene encoding uncharacterized protein isoform X1 produces the protein MVKKKSSWSQVVSGRPTNLFVPARNLPLQDLGAVIFGCTNNTIAECHSRQLFGLPKAHLSYVHNIKEGLPLFLFNYDDRRLHGVYEAASNGKFCPESNAWTNNGYEKTSYPAQVAMRIRMWCVPLEESKFRNAIIGNYYQKTPTVYGQKPHFFRFELDHAQTRALMAMFTPSPSPIKFWTPPVSQPGAQHVSEPTPPPVWVQKFEGNNELKAEKVLVSYADAVKQSKFEVEGVGLRDVDDGWNNEWNNERNNELKPEKVLPEKGLVSYADMVKQNKFEVEGVGMADVDNGHASSSKESSNGFDDLDCKETPPEWEDHALFSKGVEVQQQQQSAQQENELSFTLVLEKLKALSVQQLSSEFYANGAGTEGIDAYGCKDMQEVKGIFLEGHCGLPENLDTEVDQLAWEHSSLLLQGLDYESYSEAKLIDMVKGLSERIETMEKKQIISNKEVKCLQGVNDRLLKRVVELKNTVKNLNSKIDPLSLDDSLNQFVEECLGSEDVIYLIGGSDGISFLSSLDSFSPSLDILTPLKPMTAGKSYTSAVALDGKIFVLGGGDGACWFDTVDCYDRRRDDWTPCPALTHGKGSLAGVGLHGKIYAFGGGDGIGCFSDMEVFDPAQGKWTKSYPMLEKIRKITSYEREYYTVKRKNCGVYRKTSYERRFSLAGAELNGVIYAVGGFNGVQYLSSAERLDPREPNWKMLPAMSTVRGCHTVAVLDEKIYVMGGYDADAGAMASTVELYEPRMPSWVMVEPMNYTRGYHSSAVLGGSIFTLGGVKGEADTILDVVERYKEGCGWVNTGMKSIGSRCYCSAIVL, from the exons ATGGTCAAGAAGAAATCTTCATGGAGCCAGGTTGTGAGTGGCAGGCCAACAAACCTCTTTGTTCCTGCAAGAAATCTTCCACTGCAGGATCTTGGAGCTGTAATTTTCGGCTGCACAAACAATACTATTGCTGAGTGCCACTCACGCCAACTTTTTG GCTTGCCTAAAGCACATCTCTCATATGTACACAACATCAAGGAAGGGCTACCTCTATTCCTGTTCAATTATGATGATCGCAGATTGCATGGTGTTTATGAAGCTGCAAGCAATGGCAAATTCTGTCCCGAATCAAATGCATGGACAAATAATGGCTACGAAAAGACAAGCTATCCTGCTCAG GTTGCAATGCGGATAAGAATGTGGTGTGTTCCACTAGAAGAGAGTAAATTCAGGAATGCTATTATAGGCAATTATTACCAGAAGACGCCCACTGTCTATGGCCAGAAGCCTCACTTCTTCAGATTTGAATTGGATCATGCACAAACACGTGCTTTGATGGCTATGTTTACTCCTTCGCCTTCCCCCATCAAGTTCTGGACGCCTCCTGTTTCACAACCAGGAGCTCAGCATGTGAGCGAACCAACACCACCTCCTGTGTGGGTACAAAAATTTGAGGGTAACAATGAGCTCAAAGCAGAAAAGGTTTTAGTGTCATATGCAGATGCGGTAAAACAAAGCAAGTTTGAGGTTGAGGGAGTTGGACTAAGAGATGTGGATGATGGGTGGAACAATGAGTGGAACAATGAGCGAAACAACGAGCTCAAACCAGAAAAGGTTTTACCAGAAAAGGGTTTAGTGTCATATGCAGACATGGTAAAGCAGAACAAGTTTGAGGTTGAGGGAGTTGGAATGGCAGATGTGGACAATGGGCATGCCAGCTCAAGCAAAGAATCTTCCAATGGTTTCGATGATCTCGATTGCAAAGAGACACCACCAGAGTGGGAGGATCATGCACTGTTCAGTAAGGGAGTTGAAGTGCAACAGCAGCAACAATCTGCCCAGCAGGAAAATGAGCTTAGCTTCACATTGGTATTAGAGAAGCTTAAGGCTCTATCAGTCCAGCAACTTAGTTCTGAATTTTATGCCAATGGAGCTGGAACTGAAGGCATTGATGCATATGGATGTAAGGACATGCAAGAAGTTAAAGGTATATTTCTTGAGGGGCACTGTGGTTTGCCGGAGAACTTAGATACCGAAGTCGATCAGCTTGCCTGGGAGCATTCCAGTTTGCTACTTCAAGGATTGGACTATGAATCCTATTCAGAAGCTAAG TTGATAGATATGGTCAAAGGACTGTCCGAACGTATAGAGACTATGGAGAAGAAGCAG ATTATTTCCAACAAAGAAGTCAAATGCCTACAAGGAGTGAATGACAGGTTGCTGAAAAGAGTTGTTGAGCTAAAGaacacagtgaagaatttgaattCCAAAATAGATCCTTTATCTCTAGATGATTCACTAAATCAGTTTGTTGAAGAATGTTTGGGTTCAGAAGATGTCATTTATCTCATTGGTGGTTCCGATGGCATCTCATTTTTGTCATCATTAGACTCCTTCTCACCCTCCTTGGACATACTAACACCTCTGAAACCAATGACTGCTGGGAAGTCCTATACCTCTGCTGTCGCGTTAGATGGCAAAATATTTGTtcttggtggtggtgatggtgcttGCTGGTTTGATACAG TTGACTGTTATGACCGAAGACGTGATGATTGGACCCCATGCCCAGCACTGACTCATGGAAAGGGGAGCCTCGCTGGAGTTGGTTTGCATGGCAAAATTTATGCATTTGGCGGTGGAGATGGCATTGGCTGTTTCTCTGACATGGAGGTGTTTGATCCTGCTCAGGGAAAGTGGACAAAGAGTTACCCTATGCTAGAAAAG ATCAGGAAAATTACTAGTTATGAACGAGAGTACTACACCGTAAAGAGAAAAAACTGTGGGGTTTACAGAAAAACTAGTTATGAACGA CGCTTTTCTCTAGCTGGTGCAGAACTTAATGGTGTGATTTATGCAGTTGGCGGTTTCAATGGCGTTCAGTATCTGAG CTCTGCTGAGAGGCTTGATCCTAGGGAGCCTAACTGGAAAATGCTCCCAGCAATGAGTACAGTAAGAGGTTGTCATACAGTGGCAGTGCTTGATGAGAAGAT ATATGTAATGGGTGGTTATGATGCTGATGCTGGAGCAATGGCATCCACCGTTGAGTTGTACGAGCCAAGAATGCCGTCATGGGTGATGGTGGAACCAATGAACTACACCAGAGGGTACCACTCTTCAGCTGTGCTCGGTGGTTCGATATTCACTCTGGGTGGGGTCAAAGGTGAAGCAGATACAATCTTGGATGTG GTGGAGCGCTACAAGGAAGGCTGTGGTTGGGTGAATACAGGGATGAAGTCAATCGGCAGCAGATGCTACTGCTCTGCCATTGTTCTCTGA